The nucleotide sequence GGGCCACCGGCGCGCTACCCGTCTGGCCGGTGGCCCGCGCTTGCGGCATCATGAGGGGTCATGAAATACCAATGCCCTAGGGCCTCCAGCCTCATCGGCGCGCGTGCAGGCGCCGGCCTGGCGCTGGCTTGTGCGGCCGCGCTGTCGGCCTGCACCACCGGCCCGCAATCGGAAAGCGTCCAGAAGACGCTTGAACAGACCACGCCGGCACGCCGGAGCGTGGCCGCGGTCGCGCTGGCACAGGCCGGCGATCGCTACGCCCCGCACATGGCGGGCCCGGATCAGTTCGACGACAGCGGGCTCGCCTACTACGCCTACCGCCAGAACGGCCGCGCGCTGCCGCGCAGTCTTGCCGACCAACTCGATGCCGGCCAACCGATCCCGCTGGCGCAAGCCCAACCCGGCGACCTCGTCTTCTTCCGCACCGACAGCAAGGACGGGCGCGGCCGCCTGACCGTGGGCGTGGTGGTCGACCCGAACGTGGCCGTCATCGCCGTGCCCGGCGCATCGGCCCAGGGGGGCGGCGTGCGCCGGATCAAGCTGGACGGCCGGTACTGGTCGCAGCGCATGGTGGGCGTGTCGCGCATCCTGCCGGACCGGAACACCTCGTCATAGCGGTGGTTCGACCGGCCCGGGCCCGGCGCGGATTATCCGTGCACCGGAATCCAACGAAAAAAGGCGTCTCGAAAGACGCCTTTTTCCCAATCGGCCGCGGATGCCGCAGGCGAAGCTACAGCTTTTCGCGGATACGCGCCGATTTGCCGCTGCGCTGACGCAGGAAGTAAAGCTTGGCGCGGCGCACGTCACCACGGCGCAGCACCTTGATCTCGGCAATACCCGGCGAGAAGGTCTGGAACACGCGCTCCACCCCTTCGCCGTGCGATACCTTGCGCACCGTGAAGGCCGAGTTCAGGCCGCGGTTGCGCTTGGCGATCACCACGCCCTCAAAGGCCTGCAGACGCTCGCGATCGCCTTCGACCACGCGCACCTGGACGACCACGGTATCACCGGCGGAGAAATCCGGGATATTCTTGCCGCTTTGCTGCTCGGCGTCCAATTCGTCGATGATGTTGCTCATGGCCTGCCTCTGAAATCGTAGGTTGTCCGCCGTGGGTGGGCGTTCAAAGTCGGCGGATTATACCGGAAAGAACGCGGCTTTGGGGACCCCTGGCGGGAATTATTTGGGGTTTTTCATGATCGCGGCGTACGGTCGGCATATTCGCCGATGAACTCGGCCAACAGTGCCTGCTGGCGCGGGTCCAGCTCGATGCCGTCGAGCAGGTCCGGACGTCGCAGCCAAGTGCGGCCGAGGGCCTGCTTCTCTCGCCATCGCGCGATTTTCGCATGATCGCCCGATAACAAAACGTCCGGAACCGCCCCGCCAACATCGCCGGGCGGCCGCGTGTAATGCGGATGATCGAGGATGGTGCCGGCGAACGAATCCTCGGCCGCCGAGCGCGCATCACCGAGCACGCCGTCGACCAGCCGGGCCACGGCGTCGATGATCATCATCGCCGGCAGTTCACCGCCCGAGAGCACCACATCCCCGGCCGAAATCTCGGCGTCCACATAGCGATCGATGAACCGCTGATCGATGCCTTCATAGCGCCCGCACACCAGAACAAAGCCGGAGCCTTCGGCCAGGCGCTCCGCCCAGCGCTGATCGAAGCGTTCGCCCTGCGGCGACATGAGCAGCACCGGCGCCGGCCGCGCGTCGCCACGCCGGTGCGCCACGGCCTCGAGCGTGGCCACCAGCGGCGCGTTCTGCATGACCATGCCCGGCCCCCCGCCGTAGGGGCGGTCATCGACGCGCCGCGTGGGATGGGTCGTGTAGTCGCGCGGATTCCAGGCCGCCAGCGAAAGACGCCCCTCGCGCAACCCGCGCCCGACCACACCGTAGCGCTCGATTTCGAGCAGCCATTCGGGAAACAGCGTGATGGCATCGATATGCATGGGGCGGAAACTCGGCTGGCGGCATGGGCATCGCGGATTCGAGTCTGCCATGGCGGCGCGGGCGTCGCGGCCCATCAGGGCCGGCTCCGGGCCATTTGACGGGCCCTAGATGTGATCTTTCAGTAGGTTGTTCATCCGAGCCGACCGCCCTGAAACTGATGGGTGTCGAATCCTTCAAGCTTCAGGAGTGACCCGGATGAACACCCACAAGAATGCGCGTTTGACCGTTCATGGTCGAGACCTGTTGGTCCGTCGAATCCTTCAACATGGTCAGCGCCCGGTCGAAGCGGCGCAGGCCATGGGCGTGAGCGCGCGGACCGCTTACAAGTGGCTGGCCCGATATCGCGAGCACGGTCAGTCCGGCTTGTATGAACGCAGTTCGCGACCGGCTCGTTGCCCCCATCGGCTATCCGAGGCAACCCGGCAGCGGATCGTGGCCTTGCGGCGTGAGCGGCGTATCTATCGCGCGATCAGTCGCGAACTGGGCGTGCCCGTGACCACGATCGCACGCGTGCTTCAGCGAGCCGGCCTGAACCGACTGTCCGCGCTGGATCCCGCGCCGCCGGTCAAGCGCTATACCCGCGAGGCACCCGGCGATCTGCTGCATCTCGATATCAAGAAGCTCGGCCGCTTCGAGCGCCCCGGTCACCGCGTGACCGGCAATCGACAAGCCGGACGTTCACGCGGCGCAGGCTGGGACCATGTCCACGTGGCCATCGACGATCACAGCCGCGTCAGTCACGCGACAATCTGGCCGGATGAAACGGGACCGAGTGCCGTTCGCGCCCTGATAGCCGCTTTGCGCTATTACCGGCACCTGGGCGTACGATTCGACCGCGTGCTGACCGATAACGGCGGCTGTTACAAGTCGGCTGTCTTCGCCAAGGCCTGTCGGCGACTCGGGCTCAAACACAAGAGGACACGGCCCTACCGGCCGCGCACCAACGGCAAAGCCGAGCGGCTGATCCAGACCGCGCTGCACGAATGGGCCTATGCTCGCGCCTATGACAATGCCGATCAGCGTGCCGCCCATCTGCCCCACTGGCTGCATGACTATAACTGGCATCGCCCCCATGCCAGTCTCGACTACCACACACCCATCAGCACCCTCGGCCTGAACAACCTGGTGGCTTTACACACCTAGAACTCCGGATCCCAATCGACCCGGATCGTCCCGGCATCGGGATCGACCTCGGTGACGAATTCGTCGACGACCAGCGGGATCAGGCGCTCGCGCTCACCGCGGACCACAAGCACATCGTTGGCCCCGGTTTCCATCATCGCCGTCACGCGCCCGAGCGGAACACCGTCCACGGTGACCACACTCAGGCCGACAAGATCGAACCAGTAATACGCGCCGGGTTCCGGATCGGGCATATCACCACGATCGACCGCAATATCGAACTCGAGCAGCTCGACCGCGGCATCGCGGTCGGCCAACGGTTCACCGTCGGCATCGGCGAGCTGGGCGACGAGCGTCTTGCCCTGCACCCGGCCCTCGACGAGCCGGTAGCCGCGCCGATCGGCCTCGGGCCCGATCCACCAACGCTCGTAGTCGAGGATCGCCTCGGCCGGGCGGGTGTAGGAATACACCTTGATCCAGCCGCGAACGCCGAACAGGCCATTCACACGGCCGAGTACGACGGGGCGATGCGGCGCCGTACCGGCCACGGTCAAGACTTAGCTGGAAGCCTGCTCGCCCTGCGGCGCCGTTTCGCCTTCCGGACCCGCTTCCGACACGTCGCCGGTCGCGCCGGCCGGCACGGTCTGCGCCTTGGCTTCCTTGGCCTTGGACTCGGGCGGCGTAACGCGCGGCGCGGCCTCGCCTTCGCCGTGACGGTTGAAGGACTTGACCAGGTTGGTCACGCGCTCGGAAAGCTGCGCGCCCTGGCCCTTCCAGTATTCGATGCGCTCGATATCAAGACGCAGCGGGACTTCGCCACCGACCGCCACCGGGTTGAAGAAACCGAGGCGCTCGATGTAGCGACCGTCGCGTGCGTTGGCCTTGTGCGTGGCCACGATGTGATAGAAGGGCTTCTTCTTCGCGCCCGAGCGTGCTAGCCGGATTTTGACCATAGCCGTTTTATCGCCGTTGAGAATTCGTGTGCGCACGGATTCGTCCGCGCGCGGTTTGAAGGACGCGCATTGTACGTCAATACGCGCAAAATGGAAGCCTGCGGCAACCAAAACTACCGGGTCAGCGCCCCATGCCGCCCATGCCCGGCGGCAGACCGGGGCCACCACCACCCATGCCGCCGCCCATGCCCTGCATGGCGCGCATCATTTTCTTCATGCCGCCGCCCTTCATTTTCTTCATCATCTTGCGCATTTGCGTGTGCTGCTTGAGCAGGCGGTTGATGTCCTGGACCTGGGTGCCGGAGCCGGCCGCGATGCGGCGCTTGCGCGAGGCCTTGATCACGTCCGGAAAGGATTTCTCCTGCTTGGTCATGGAATCGACGATCGCCAGCATGCGCTTGACCTGGGTCTCGTCGGCGGCCGCGGCCATGCCCTTGGGCATCTGCGCGCCGCCGGGCATCTTTTCCATCAAGGCGCCGATGCCGCCCATCTCCTGCATCTGGCGCAACTGATCGGCCAGATCGTCGAGGTCGAAGCCCTTGCCCTTCTTGAGCTTCTTGGCGAGTTTCTCGGCCTTGTCGCGATCGACCTTCTGCTCGGCTTCCTCGACCAGCGACAGCACGTCGCCCATGCCCAGGATGCGCGAGGCCACGCGGTCGGGATGGAAGGGTTCGAGTGCGTCGAGCTTCTCGCCGGTACCGAGGAACTTGATCGGTTTGCCGGTGATCTGGCGCACCGACAGTGCCGCCCCGCCGCGGGCGTCGCCATCGACCTTGGTCAGCACCACACCGGTCAGCGGCAGCGCATCGCCAAAGGCCTTGGCCGTGTTGGCTGCGTCCTGGCCGGTCATCGAGTCGACCACGAACAGCGTCTCGATCGGGTCGAGCGTGTCGTGCAGCGCGCGCACCTCGGCCATCATCTTCTCGTCGATGCCCAGGCGCCCGGCCGTATCGACGATCAGAACGTCATAAAAACCCTTGCGCGCCGCATCAAGCGCCGATTTCGCGATCTTGACCGGCTTGTCGCCCGACGAACTGGGATGGAAATCCACGCCGACATCCGAGGCCACGCGTTCCAGCTGGTCGATGGCCGCCGGCCGATACACGTCGGCCGAGACCACCAGCACGGATTTCTTCTCGCGCTGCTTGAGATAGCGCGACAGCTTGCCCACCGACGTGGTCTTGCCCGAGCCCTGCAGGCCGGCCATGAGCACCACCGCCGGCGGCCTGGTCTTGAGATTGAGCGACTCGTTGGCTTCGCCCAGCAAATTCGTGAGCTCGTCGCGCACGATCTTGACCAATGCCTGGCCCGGCGTGAGGCTGGTCATCACCTCGGAGCCGACCGCGCGTGCACGGATATCCTCGACGAACTGCTTGACCACCGGCAGCGCGACATCGGCTTCGAGCAACGCCATGCGCACTTCGCGCAGGGTAGCCTTGATGTTGTCCTCGGTCAGCCGGCCGCGGCCCGACAGCGTCTTGAGACTGCGATTGAGGCGATCACTTAGAGAGTCGAACATGGCAACGCGTCTTCGGTGTAATCCGGCGCCCATTATAACGGTCGTGGGAAGTCTGTCGTGAGCCGGCGCGCGATCCGACGCCGCGGCGAGGCGCGCCACCGGGCCGGCAGGCCCGGCCTGGCTTGTCCCGACAGGCGCACTGCGCGCTGGCACGCGCCGCGGTGCGCCCGCACCTGATCGGCCTCGGTCGCGCCCCCGATGCCGCAAACGTCAGCAGCCCGCGCCGAAAATACGGCAGAATACGACGCATGAGATTACCCTCACCCATCCCCCGATGACCTTCGTCATCATCGAAGTGCTGCTTGCCGCGGCCGCCTATGCCGCCGCGACCTACGCCGTCTACCAGCATCATGCAGCGGGCGCGCCCTACCTGCGCGTGACCCTGCTCGCGGGCCTGGGCCTGGTGATGCATGTGATCGCGCTGATACACATGACGCTGCATACCGGCGCGATGATCATTGGCGTGGGCTCCGCGCTGTCATTGTTCGCCTGGCAGGCCGCGCTGCTGCTCTGGCTGTTCTCGCTCAAGCGCTCGATCGGCGCCCTGGGGCTGGTGATGTATCCCGTGGCCGGCCTGTGCGCGATCGCCGGTCTGCTCGTGCCGGACCCGAACGGCGCCCACGAGCCGCTGAGCTGGCCGCTGCAAATCCATATCGTGCTGTCCATGCTCGCCTACGGCCTGCTCACACTGGGCGCGGTACAGGCGGCGGTGCTCTCGCTGCAGCATCGCCAGCTGCGCCAGCATCCGCCGTCGGGGCTGTTCACCACGCTGCCGCCGTTGCAGACGATGGAGACGCTGCTGTTCCGCCTGATTAGCGCGGGCTTTTTCATGCTCAGCCTGGCAATCGCCACGGGCGCTCTATTCATCAGTCATCTGTTCGAACAGCACCTGGCGCACAAGGCGCTGCTGTCGGTCGCGGCCTGGCTGGTGTTCGCCATTCTGCTGTTCGGGCGCTGGCGCTACGGCTGGCGCGGGCGGGTCGCGGTACGCGGCGTGATGATCGGTTATGTGGTGCTGGTGCTGGCGTATTTCGGCAGCAAGTTGGTGCTCGAGCTGATTCTGGGCGAACATTGGTGGTAGCCGCGGCGTGCGAGCCGCCCGGCCCCTTCATTTGATTACGAGCCCGTAGCTGTTGGACGCAATCCCCCTGTGGGTGCTATTCGGCATCCTCATCCTGATGCTGATTCTGTCGGCATTCTTCTCCGGCTCCGAAACCGGGCTGATGACCGTCAATCGCTATCGCATGAAACACATGGCCAAGAGCGGCCATGGCGGCGCCAGGCGCGCGGCCGACATGCTGGAAGCCCCGGACAAGCTGATCGGGCTCATCCTGCTCGGCAACAACCTGGTCAACATCATCGCCTCGTCACTGGCGACGGTGATCGGCATCCGCCTGTACGGCGATTTCGGCGTGGTGTTGTCGACCATCGCGCTGACCATCGTGGTCCTGGTGTTCTCCGAGGTCACGCCCAAGACCTTGTCGGCGTTGTATCCGGAGCGCATCGCGTATCCGGCGGCCTATGTCTACAAGCCGCTGCTCAAGGTGCTCTGGCCGCTGGTCTATCTGTTCAACTCGGCCGGGCGCGGCGTGCTCTGGCTGTTGCGCGTCTCGCCGGAAGACGCCGCCGGGCATTCGCTGTCGTCGGAAGAACTGCGCACCGTGGTCACCGAAGCCGGCGCCATGATTCCGCGCCGACACCAGAAGATGCTGCTGTCGATCCTCGACATGGAGAATGCCACCGTCGAGGACATCATGGTGCCGCGCAACGAGATCGTCGGCATCGACATCAGCAAGCCCTGGCCCGAGATCCTGGAACAGCTGGTGCACAACCAGCACACGCGGCTGCCGCTGTTCGACGGCTCGATCGACGAAATCAAGGGCATCGTGCACATGCGGCGCCTTCTGGCGCTGATCACGAATGACGAACTGGATCAGGATTCGCTGGTTTCGCTGGCGAGCGCGCCCTACTTCATCCCGGAAAGCACGCCGCTCAACCAGCAGTTGCTCAATTTCCAGAATCAGAAACGCCGGATCGGCTTCGTCGTGGACGAATACGGCGATATCCAGGGCCTGGCCACGCTGGAAGATATTCTCGAAGAGATCGTCGGCGAATTCACCACCGACCCACTCACGCGTGTGAAGAACGTCACCATGGACGGCGAGAACAGCTATCGGGTCGACGGCACGGTTTCGATCCGCGCGCTCAATCGCGCCCTCGGCTGGAAGCTGCCGGTTGACGGGCCGCGCACAATCAACGGCCTGATCACCGAGCAGACCGAAACCATCCCCACCGCCGGCACACGCGTGAAGATCGGCAAGTATGTATTCGAGATCACCGAAACCAGCGCCAACCTGATTCAGACGGTCCGGATCCAGCCGCCGCGCCGCGTACCGCGCCGGGCCAAGGCCGTGAGCGAAAACAGCAGCGACAGCTGACCCCGCGCCGGAGATCATCTCGGGCGCCTCACGTTGCGTCGGCCGCTTGTTCCGGGACGATCAGCCGTCGATGAGCGCCGGGCACACGGATGGCCAGTCGGTCGCGTCGCTGTCACGCCGGTCTGGCGGCGCCACGCGCTTCACGCTGCGTCGTTTCACGGGCGCCTGCGATAGGGATCGGCACGCTCGCCGCGCTTGCCGAAGCGACGGCGCCGCTTGGCATGCCTTTGTCCGTCGTCGCGCGACCCCTGACAGCCCACCGGATCGGCGCATCTCCGGGCCCGAACCGCCGGCCCGGGCATCGGCGTCACCCGACCACGGCCTCGATGGCTTCGCCGAGCCGCGCGACCGGGACCACCTCGAGATCGCCCACGCGGCGCGAGCGCGGCGCATTGGCCTTGGGCACGATTGCGCGCGTGAACCCGTGTTTGGCGGCTTCACGCAATCGATCTTCGCCGCCCGGAACCGGCCGAATCTCGCCGGCCAGGCCGATCTCGCCGAAGATGATCAGCTTTTCGCCGAGCGCCTTGTCGCGAAAGCTCGAGAGTGCCGCCAGCACCACGGCGAGGTCCGCCGCCGTCTCGGTCACCCGCATGCCGCCGACCACGTTGACGAACACGTCCTGATCGCCCAGTGCGATGCCGCCGTGACGATGCAGCACCGCGAGCAGCATCGCCAGACGCTGCGAATCGGGGCCGAGCGCCACCCGGCGCGGGTTGTGCAGCTGCGAGCCATCCACCAGCGCCTGCACCTCGACCAGCATCGGCCGCGAACCTTCACGCGTGACCATCACCGCGCTGCCCGGTACGGCGGTCTCGTGGCGCGACAGGAAGATCGCGCTGGGATTGGTCACCTGCTTCAGGCCGGCGCCGGACATGGCGAACACGCCGAGCTCGTTGACGGCACCGAAGCGATTCTTCACCGCCCGGATGACACGAAAACGCGACGACGCCTCGGCCTCGAAATACAACACGGTATCGACCATGTGCTCGAGCACGCGCGGCCCGGCAATGGTGCCTTCCTTGGTCACGTGACCGACGATGATCAGCGCGGTGCCGGTGGCCTTGGCGAAACGCACCAGCATGGAGGCCGACTCGCGCACCTGCGACACGCTGCCCGGCGCCGACGACAAGGCCTGGGAGAACACCGTCTGGATCGAATCAATCACCAACAGGCGCGGCGCCTGCGGCTTGGCCAGCGCCAGCACGCGCTCGACACAGGTCTCGGCCAGCACCGACAGGTCCGCATCCGCCACACCAAGGCGCTGGGCACGCAACTGGACCTGTTCGAGGGACTCCTCGCCGGTGTCATAGAGCGCCGGGATATCGGCCGACAGCTGGGCCAACACCTGGAGCAACAGCGTGGACTTGCCGATGCCGGGATCGCCGCCGATCAGAATCACCGAACCCGGCACCAGGCCGCCGCCGAGCACGCGATCGAGTTCGGACAGCCCCGTCGGCGTGCGCGGGGTCTCGCGCGGCTTGATCGCGTTGAGTTTCTGTACCTGCGGCGTGGTATCGCCGAACGACACCGGCGGCGCAGCCACGCCAGGCCTCGAAGGCGCCGCGGGCACGCTTTCGGTAAGCGTATTCCAGGCGCCGCAATCCGGACACTGACCCGACCATTTGGGCTGGGTCGAACCGCACTGATCGCAAACGAAAACAGTTTTGCTCTTGGCCATCGGGCGTCGCTCGGGGCTGGTTCGGTCGGGCTCGCGCACCGGCGCGAGCATCAACACAGCGTGGGCAAACGGGCATACTAGGCGCCACAACAACCGGGAGTACAGCGCTCGACCATGGTGGATCGCGAGGATTTCGAATTCGACAGCCGCGGCTCGACCTGCCGGGCCTGGTTCTATCCAGCACAGAACGAGTCGATGGAGGCCCCGGCCGGCGTGCCGGCCATCGTCATGGCCCACGGCCTGGGCGGCACCCGCGACGCCGGCCTGGAACCCTACGCCGCCACCTTCGCCAACGCCGGCTTTGCCGTGCTCGTTTTCGACTATCGCTATTTCGGTGCCAGCGGCGGCCGTCCGCGCCAGCTGCTATCGGTTTCCGCACAGCTGGCCGACTGGGCCGCGGCGATCGCCGCGGTGCGCGAAATTGCGGGTGTGGACGCCGACCGCGTTGCGCTGTGGGGTACGTCGTTCTCCGGCGGCCATGTAATCGCGGCGGGCGCCGCCGACAAACGGGTGGCCGCCATCAGCGCCCAGGGCCCGATGATGGACGGCCGCGCCGCGGTTTTTAACGTGCTGCGCCGCCATGGCCTGCGGCACATGCTGCGCCTGATCGTGGCGGGCCTGCGCGACAGCCTGGCCGATCTCGCCGGCGCCGAGCCTTACCGGATTCCGCTGGTCGCGCGCACGGGCGGGCTGGCGGCCATGACCACCGAGGATGCCTACGAGGGTTACCGGGCGATTGCCCCGGCGGACTGGCGCAACGAAATGAGCGCCCGCACGCTGCTCACGCTGGCGCTG is from Salinisphaera sp. LB1 and encodes:
- a CDS encoding C40 family peptidase; protein product: MKYQCPRASSLIGARAGAGLALACAAALSACTTGPQSESVQKTLEQTTPARRSVAAVALAQAGDRYAPHMAGPDQFDDSGLAYYAYRQNGRALPRSLADQLDAGQPIPLAQAQPGDLVFFRTDSKDGRGRLTVGVVVDPNVAVIAVPGASAQGGGVRRIKLDGRYWSQRMVGVSRILPDRNTSS
- the rplS gene encoding 50S ribosomal protein L19, encoding MSNIIDELDAEQQSGKNIPDFSAGDTVVVQVRVVEGDRERLQAFEGVVIAKRNRGLNSAFTVRKVSHGEGVERVFQTFSPGIAEIKVLRRGDVRRAKLYFLRQRSGKSARIREKL
- the trmD gene encoding tRNA (guanosine(37)-N1)-methyltransferase TrmD; the protein is MHIDAITLFPEWLLEIERYGVVGRGLREGRLSLAAWNPRDYTTHPTRRVDDRPYGGGPGMVMQNAPLVATLEAVAHRRGDARPAPVLLMSPQGERFDQRWAERLAEGSGFVLVCGRYEGIDQRFIDRYVDAEISAGDVVLSGGELPAMMIIDAVARLVDGVLGDARSAAEDSFAGTILDHPHYTRPPGDVGGAVPDVLLSGDHAKIARWREKQALGRTWLRRPDLLDGIELDPRQQALLAEFIGEYADRTPRS
- a CDS encoding IS481 family transposase; translation: MNTHKNARLTVHGRDLLVRRILQHGQRPVEAAQAMGVSARTAYKWLARYREHGQSGLYERSSRPARCPHRLSEATRQRIVALRRERRIYRAISRELGVPVTTIARVLQRAGLNRLSALDPAPPVKRYTREAPGDLLHLDIKKLGRFERPGHRVTGNRQAGRSRGAGWDHVHVAIDDHSRVSHATIWPDETGPSAVRALIAALRYYRHLGVRFDRVLTDNGGCYKSAVFAKACRRLGLKHKRTRPYRPRTNGKAERLIQTALHEWAYARAYDNADQRAAHLPHWLHDYNWHRPHASLDYHTPISTLGLNNLVALHT
- the rimM gene encoding ribosome maturation factor RimM (Essential for efficient processing of 16S rRNA) gives rise to the protein MAGTAPHRPVVLGRVNGLFGVRGWIKVYSYTRPAEAILDYERWWIGPEADRRGYRLVEGRVQGKTLVAQLADADGEPLADRDAAVELLEFDIAVDRGDMPDPEPGAYYWFDLVGLSVVTVDGVPLGRVTAMMETGANDVLVVRGERERLIPLVVDEFVTEVDPDAGTIRVDWDPEF
- the ffh gene encoding signal recognition particle protein, whose translation is MFDSLSDRLNRSLKTLSGRGRLTEDNIKATLREVRMALLEADVALPVVKQFVEDIRARAVGSEVMTSLTPGQALVKIVRDELTNLLGEANESLNLKTRPPAVVLMAGLQGSGKTTSVGKLSRYLKQREKKSVLVVSADVYRPAAIDQLERVASDVGVDFHPSSSGDKPVKIAKSALDAARKGFYDVLIVDTAGRLGIDEKMMAEVRALHDTLDPIETLFVVDSMTGQDAANTAKAFGDALPLTGVVLTKVDGDARGGAALSVRQITGKPIKFLGTGEKLDALEPFHPDRVASRILGMGDVLSLVEEAEQKVDRDKAEKLAKKLKKGKGFDLDDLADQLRQMQEMGGIGALMEKMPGGAQMPKGMAAAADETQVKRMLAIVDSMTKQEKSFPDVIKASRKRRIAAGSGTQVQDINRLLKQHTQMRKMMKKMKGGGMKKMMRAMQGMGGGMGGGGPGLPPGMGGMGR
- a CDS encoding inner membrane protein YpjD; the protein is MTFVIIEVLLAAAAYAAATYAVYQHHAAGAPYLRVTLLAGLGLVMHVIALIHMTLHTGAMIIGVGSALSLFAWQAALLLWLFSLKRSIGALGLVMYPVAGLCAIAGLLVPDPNGAHEPLSWPLQIHIVLSMLAYGLLTLGAVQAAVLSLQHRQLRQHPPSGLFTTLPPLQTMETLLFRLISAGFFMLSLAIATGALFISHLFEQHLAHKALLSVAAWLVFAILLFGRWRYGWRGRVAVRGVMIGYVVLVLAYFGSKLVLELILGEHWW
- a CDS encoding HlyC/CorC family transporter, with translation MDAIPLWVLFGILILMLILSAFFSGSETGLMTVNRYRMKHMAKSGHGGARRAADMLEAPDKLIGLILLGNNLVNIIASSLATVIGIRLYGDFGVVLSTIALTIVVLVFSEVTPKTLSALYPERIAYPAAYVYKPLLKVLWPLVYLFNSAGRGVLWLLRVSPEDAAGHSLSSEELRTVVTEAGAMIPRRHQKMLLSILDMENATVEDIMVPRNEIVGIDISKPWPEILEQLVHNQHTRLPLFDGSIDEIKGIVHMRRLLALITNDELDQDSLVSLASAPYFIPESTPLNQQLLNFQNQKRRIGFVVDEYGDIQGLATLEDILEEIVGEFTTDPLTRVKNVTMDGENSYRVDGTVSIRALNRALGWKLPVDGPRTINGLITEQTETIPTAGTRVKIGKYVFEITETSANLIQTVRIQPPRRVPRRAKAVSENSSDS
- the radA gene encoding DNA repair protein RadA: MAKSKTVFVCDQCGSTQPKWSGQCPDCGAWNTLTESVPAAPSRPGVAAPPVSFGDTTPQVQKLNAIKPRETPRTPTGLSELDRVLGGGLVPGSVILIGGDPGIGKSTLLLQVLAQLSADIPALYDTGEESLEQVQLRAQRLGVADADLSVLAETCVERVLALAKPQAPRLLVIDSIQTVFSQALSSAPGSVSQVRESASMLVRFAKATGTALIIVGHVTKEGTIAGPRVLEHMVDTVLYFEAEASSRFRVIRAVKNRFGAVNELGVFAMSGAGLKQVTNPSAIFLSRHETAVPGSAVMVTREGSRPMLVEVQALVDGSQLHNPRRVALGPDSQRLAMLLAVLHRHGGIALGDQDVFVNVVGGMRVTETAADLAVVLAALSSFRDKALGEKLIIFGEIGLAGEIRPVPGGEDRLREAAKHGFTRAIVPKANAPRSRRVGDLEVVPVARLGEAIEAVVG
- a CDS encoding alpha/beta hydrolase, producing the protein MVDREDFEFDSRGSTCRAWFYPAQNESMEAPAGVPAIVMAHGLGGTRDAGLEPYAATFANAGFAVLVFDYRYFGASGGRPRQLLSVSAQLADWAAAIAAVREIAGVDADRVALWGTSFSGGHVIAAGAADKRVAAISAQGPMMDGRAAVFNVLRRHGLRHMLRLIVAGLRDSLADLAGAEPYRIPLVARTGGLAAMTTEDAYEGYRAIAPADWRNEMSARTLLTLALYRPGRKVGRLRCPTLIQICDQDTVAPPAAATAAAARGGDRIIERHYRIGHFDIYRGAGFRQSSSDQLTFFRRALAPRRRDDPAADA